In a single window of the Bradyrhizobium erythrophlei genome:
- a CDS encoding aspartate dehydrogenase, with protein sequence MGNLVKSQPSELRVAIAGLGSIGTKVAEALDRGIDGLTLAAVSVQNPDKHQSWLGNLTRAPAVLPIEALCDAADIVIECAPSKLLRSIVAPFVASGKTAIVLSAGALLDNEDLIELARQNGGQIVVPTGALIGLDAVTAAAAGTIHSVRMVTRKPVGGLAGAPYIAENNIDIERITEPLRIFDGTAREAARGFPANLNVAVALSLAGIGPDRTKLEIWADPTVTRNMHRIEVESDSARFSMSIENIPSENPKTGRITALSVIAYLRKQRAPLRVGT encoded by the coding sequence ATGGGAAATTTAGTGAAGAGCCAACCAAGTGAATTGCGCGTTGCAATTGCCGGGCTGGGGTCCATCGGAACGAAAGTAGCGGAGGCGCTCGACCGGGGAATAGACGGACTGACCCTCGCGGCCGTCTCGGTGCAAAACCCTGACAAGCACCAAAGCTGGCTCGGCAATTTAACGAGAGCGCCGGCCGTCTTGCCGATCGAAGCGCTCTGCGATGCCGCCGATATCGTCATCGAGTGCGCACCCAGCAAGCTCCTGAGATCGATCGTTGCTCCCTTTGTAGCAAGCGGAAAAACCGCGATCGTTCTGAGCGCAGGCGCGCTTCTCGATAACGAGGACCTGATCGAGCTTGCCAGGCAAAACGGCGGTCAGATCGTGGTGCCGACCGGTGCGCTGATCGGCCTCGACGCCGTGACCGCGGCAGCGGCCGGCACGATCCATTCGGTCCGGATGGTGACGCGAAAGCCGGTCGGGGGGCTAGCCGGCGCGCCTTATATCGCCGAAAACAACATCGACATCGAGCGAATTACCGAACCGCTCAGGATATTCGACGGTACCGCCCGGGAGGCGGCCAGAGGATTTCCGGCCAATCTGAACGTCGCCGTCGCACTGTCGCTCGCCGGGATCGGTCCCGACCGGACCAAGCTGGAGATTTGGGCCGATCCCACGGTGACGCGCAACATGCATCGGATCGAGGTGGAATCCGACTCCGCCCGCTTTTCGATGTCGATCGAGAATATCCCGTCGGAAAATCCGAAGACGGGCCGCATCACCGCGCTATCCGTCATTGCGTACCTTCGCAAGCAGCGTGCGCCGCTTCGCGTCGGGACCTGA